In the genome of Olsenella profusa DSM 13989, one region contains:
- a CDS encoding ABC transporter ATP-binding protein, translating to MGVHIKDLSFAYKGTDRLILEHLDLDVQDGEFVCLLGQSGCGKSTLLRLIAGLETPSTGEILSGGQPISEASLSRGIVFQDYGLFPWMSAGENISLGLHQEFPEIGKAALRERVEQLLIEVGLDPSIYRKLPRELSGGMKQRCAIARAFGIDPPTLLMDEPFGALDAVTRVRLQDLVMDLWQKEEEKKTVFFVTHDVDEALLLATRICMLGQSPSQVILDVSIPSEHRPARETQFDDPWILSLRNDLVKRMNMDITAHVE from the coding sequence ATGGGAGTCCACATCAAGGACCTGTCGTTTGCGTACAAGGGTACTGACCGACTAATCCTCGAGCATCTTGATCTGGATGTTCAAGACGGTGAGTTCGTTTGTCTTTTGGGGCAGTCCGGTTGTGGAAAGTCTACACTCCTCAGGCTCATTGCTGGCTTGGAGACGCCAAGCACAGGTGAGATTCTCTCCGGCGGCCAGCCGATTTCGGAAGCGAGCCTAAGCAGGGGAATCGTCTTTCAGGACTATGGTCTCTTTCCTTGGATGAGCGCAGGGGAGAACATCTCTTTAGGTCTTCATCAAGAGTTTCCAGAGATAGGCAAGGCCGCACTTAGGGAGCGCGTGGAACAGCTGCTCATAGAGGTGGGACTGGATCCTTCCATCTATCGGAAGCTCCCGAGGGAGTTATCTGGTGGCATGAAGCAGCGTTGTGCGATAGCTCGCGCCTTTGGCATTGATCCCCCGACACTTCTTATGGACGAGCCATTTGGTGCGCTTGATGCCGTCACACGGGTCCGTCTGCAAGATCTTGTCATGGATCTCTGGCAGAAGGAGGAGGAGAAAAAGACTGTTTTCTTTGTGACCCATGACGTCGATGAGGCCCTGCTACTTGCCACGCGCATCTGCATGCTGGGGCAATCTCCGAGCCAAGTCATCCTCGATGTTTCGATTCCATCGGAGCATCGTCCGGCTCGCGAGACGCAGTTCGATGATCCGTGGATCCTCAGCCTCAGGAACGACCTCGTGAAGCGCATGAACATGGATATCACCGCTCACGTCGAATGA
- a CDS encoding ABC transporter substrate-binding protein — protein sequence MPHDLSGSLTRRSFFGDLAAVGAGLALGACNNSEANAPTPANSAAHDLEVDTIHWGRANSGNIFVTLAQQKGYFADEGLTVVEDPVQNDTDAMTALGSGAIDITSNQGTSGPLKQMVTGQDFTFVGGYMLQGMYLIAKKGTTWNGIDDLVGKRVAHKAPQIPVCYALIQAGYDPNEVVTWVSTNTSADRLAAVVAGEADYGYMSGDMLYTVNNSDDVDIVVYADELMSEYGCCRMDMRTDFVKSNPKTMRALMRAMVRANAYFQANIDECVTILAKELNTNEEYVAAYLKNEHYRPDTDPVKHKIEDTYEVMQKIDLVSDEEAANFKLEDHIDTSFYENALKEISEEHADEYPEWWASRKEFFENQNK from the coding sequence ATGCCGCACGATCTCTCTGGAAGCCTTACTCGTAGGTCCTTCTTTGGCGACCTCGCCGCCGTTGGAGCTGGTCTGGCTCTCGGTGCCTGCAACAACTCCGAGGCCAATGCGCCAACTCCTGCGAACTCGGCTGCGCACGACCTTGAAGTGGATACTATTCACTGGGGCCGCGCCAACTCTGGCAACATCTTCGTGACCCTTGCCCAGCAGAAGGGGTACTTCGCTGACGAGGGCTTGACCGTCGTTGAAGATCCCGTGCAGAACGATACCGATGCCATGACCGCTTTGGGTTCCGGTGCCATTGATATTACGTCGAACCAGGGTACCTCCGGCCCCTTGAAGCAGATGGTGACTGGCCAGGACTTCACTTTCGTGGGCGGCTACATGTTGCAGGGCATGTACCTCATTGCCAAGAAGGGTACCACGTGGAACGGAATCGATGACCTCGTGGGCAAGCGCGTTGCTCACAAAGCCCCCCAGATTCCTGTCTGCTACGCCCTAATCCAGGCTGGCTACGATCCCAACGAGGTGGTTACCTGGGTAAGTACCAACACCTCTGCTGATCGCTTGGCTGCCGTCGTTGCGGGTGAGGCCGACTATGGCTATATGTCGGGCGATATGCTCTACACCGTTAACAATTCTGATGACGTGGACATCGTCGTGTATGCGGATGAACTCATGTCCGAGTACGGTTGCTGCCGTATGGATATGCGTACCGACTTCGTCAAGAGCAATCCCAAGACCATGCGCGCTCTCATGCGCGCCATGGTACGTGCCAATGCCTACTTCCAGGCCAATATTGACGAGTGTGTCACCATTCTTGCCAAGGAGCTCAACACCAACGAGGAGTATGTGGCTGCCTATCTCAAGAACGAGCACTACAGACCCGATACCGATCCAGTCAAGCACAAGATTGAGGATACCTACGAGGTCATGCAGAAGATTGACCTTGTCAGTGACGAGGAAGCGGCCAACTTCAAACTTGAGGATCATATCGACACGAGCTTCTATGAGAACGCCCTTAAGGAGATCTCCGAGGAGCATGCGGATGAGTATCCCGAGTGGTGGGCGAGCCGCAAGGAGTTCTTTGAGAATCAAAACAAGTAG
- a CDS encoding ABC transporter permease — protein sequence MDRVGAFIKKYWITFLIFAGLVALYVFIANNKLINAFLFPPAGQVAEAFKEYSQTMVINMFSSFGLLVPALVIASTIALTVGSILGMNRRAREVLHPVIYTISVVPSILLSPFALLLAPNFWSASLFLIIYQTIWATLFATITGIQTINKTYLDNAAALELRGVKKFFKVILPAASPSILSGFVTSLRGSFVMLVYAEMYGAKYGMGFFVKKYADYGLYPETWAGFIFLVVVLVIVMQIFEHLKNRALEWSMD from the coding sequence ATGGACAGGGTCGGCGCTTTCATCAAGAAATATTGGATTACCTTTTTGATCTTTGCTGGGCTCGTCGCCCTGTATGTCTTCATAGCAAACAACAAGCTCATCAATGCCTTCCTTTTCCCGCCTGCGGGGCAGGTTGCGGAGGCGTTCAAAGAATATAGCCAAACGATGGTCATCAACATGTTCTCCTCGTTTGGCCTTCTCGTTCCGGCCCTAGTCATCGCTAGCACCATCGCCTTGACAGTTGGGTCGATTCTAGGTATGAACAGACGCGCCCGCGAGGTGCTTCATCCGGTTATCTACACTATCAGCGTGGTTCCCTCGATTCTGCTCTCTCCCTTTGCCCTGTTGCTAGCCCCTAACTTTTGGAGTGCGTCGCTCTTCTTAATTATTTATCAGACCATATGGGCGACGCTCTTTGCAACCATCACAGGTATCCAGACCATCAACAAGACCTATCTCGATAATGCTGCTGCCCTCGAGTTGCGGGGAGTCAAGAAATTCTTCAAGGTGATTCTCCCAGCAGCCAGTCCTTCCATTCTCTCTGGCTTCGTCACCTCTCTGCGTGGCTCGTTTGTCATGCTTGTTTATGCAGAGATGTACGGTGCAAAGTACGGTATGGGTTTCTTTGTCAAGAAGTATGCGGACTACGGCCTCTACCCCGAAACGTGGGCCGGCTTCATTTTCCTGGTTGTTGTTCTCGTGATCGTCATGCAGATTTTCGAGCATCTCAAGAATCGTGCGCTCGAGTGGTCCATGGACTAG
- a CDS encoding mandelate racemase/muconate lactonizing enzyme family protein, producing the protein MHLQERPTDNPAWSPVLCRIHTDAGIFGDGECGMAYGCPSTAARAALEEFSRLIIGRDPLQSQLIWQDLYRTTFWGQNGGPVIFAAMSAIDVALWDIKGKHFGVPVHQLLGGKMRNQLRCYASQLQFGWDDRKTPAVSLEDYRRNARKAVDEGYDAIKIDFLTFDEVDGHRFGYEDTTRLLSPRLVNLVRDRVAAVREEVGPDVDIIMENHSNVDAQSAVQLGEAVKPYGIYYFEEPCTPTPKVTKLIGGKLNIPIAQGERVYTRWQYAPYFEDGSVQLIQPDLGNCGGITEVRKVADMAEAYDVGVQVHVCSSPLLTAAALQLECTLPNFTIHEHHVYNRYDYNRRLCVHDYQPEDGYFSIPDLPGLGNELSPYVFEHAEVTTVG; encoded by the coding sequence ATGCATTTGCAGGAGAGGCCCACCGACAACCCCGCATGGTCTCCGGTGCTGTGCCGCATCCACACTGATGCGGGCATCTTTGGGGACGGCGAGTGTGGCATGGCCTACGGCTGTCCCTCCACCGCGGCTCGCGCGGCCCTCGAGGAGTTCTCCCGCCTCATCATCGGCCGTGATCCGCTCCAGAGCCAGCTCATCTGGCAGGACCTCTATCGCACCACCTTCTGGGGGCAGAACGGTGGGCCCGTCATCTTCGCGGCCATGTCGGCCATCGACGTGGCCCTCTGGGACATCAAGGGCAAGCACTTTGGCGTCCCCGTCCACCAGCTATTGGGTGGCAAGATGCGCAACCAGCTGCGCTGCTATGCGAGCCAGCTGCAGTTCGGCTGGGATGACAGGAAGACGCCTGCCGTCTCCCTTGAGGACTACCGCCGCAACGCCCGTAAGGCGGTCGACGAGGGTTACGACGCCATCAAGATCGACTTCCTCACCTTCGATGAGGTGGACGGGCACCGCTTCGGCTACGAGGACACCACGCGCCTTTTGAGCCCGCGCCTCGTGAACCTCGTGCGCGACCGCGTTGCCGCCGTGCGCGAGGAGGTGGGTCCGGACGTGGACATCATCATGGAGAACCACTCCAACGTCGATGCGCAGTCCGCCGTCCAGCTAGGTGAGGCGGTGAAGCCCTACGGCATCTACTACTTCGAGGAGCCCTGCACGCCAACGCCCAAGGTGACCAAGCTCATCGGCGGCAAGCTCAACATTCCCATCGCCCAGGGCGAGCGCGTGTACACCCGCTGGCAGTACGCACCGTACTTCGAGGATGGCTCTGTGCAGCTCATCCAGCCGGACCTGGGCAACTGCGGTGGCATCACCGAAGTCAGGAAGGTCGCGGACATGGCCGAGGCCTACGATGTGGGCGTTCAGGTGCACGTGTGCTCCAGCCCCCTGCTCACCGCCGCGGCGCTGCAGCTAGAGTGCACGCTGCCCAACTTCACCATCCACGAGCACCACGTGTACAACCGTTACGACTACAACCGTCGCCTGTGCGTCCACGACTACCAGCCTGAGGACGGCTACTTCTCGATTCCGGACCTGCCGGGTCTGGGCAACGAGCTCAGCCCCTATGTGTTCGAACATGCGGAAGTGACTACGGTCGGATAG
- a CDS encoding 2Fe-2S iron-sulfur cluster-binding protein, with translation MARVRLVRENRVLECAEGENLYELLSGHGLMDAPCRGRGVCGKCTVTVAAQGTSLADEAGQDVLACQQEVADDIEVLTHLVERPKGVDLQLSDVEHDPAPARTYGFAFALGAEELLCALVDLAHGHALHVAALPNPLLAYGGGPEERLVCPPEGLAPRRTLLRRLLVDALDLCVPSLTYRLHVAPGRVRAMVVSADDVTLGLLLQGDSGVPETAAELGLSHAGKARLSLLPAQGGKDRLESAIRCLCLASERSLLALHNRGDAHTGARRPRTDRGHAWQQHQARGRDGHHRGV, from the coding sequence ATGGCGCGCGTACGTCTGGTTCGCGAGAACAGGGTGCTCGAGTGCGCAGAGGGGGAGAACCTCTACGAGCTGCTCTCCGGGCATGGGCTCATGGATGCGCCCTGCCGGGGCCGAGGCGTCTGCGGCAAGTGTACGGTCACCGTCGCGGCGCAGGGGACGAGCCTGGCGGACGAAGCGGGGCAGGACGTGCTCGCCTGCCAACAGGAGGTCGCTGATGACATCGAGGTCCTGACGCATCTCGTCGAGCGCCCCAAGGGCGTCGACCTCCAGCTTAGCGACGTCGAACACGACCCTGCCCCGGCGCGCACGTACGGGTTTGCCTTCGCCCTGGGTGCCGAGGAGCTGCTCTGTGCCCTCGTCGATCTTGCGCACGGGCACGCCCTGCATGTGGCGGCATTGCCTAACCCGCTGCTTGCCTATGGTGGTGGGCCCGAGGAGCGTCTCGTCTGCCCGCCCGAGGGCCTAGCGCCCAGGCGGACCCTCCTGCGTCGTCTGCTCGTGGATGCGCTGGACCTCTGCGTGCCTTCCCTAACCTATCGCCTGCACGTGGCTCCCGGGAGGGTTCGGGCCATGGTCGTCTCTGCGGACGATGTGACCCTCGGCCTGCTCCTGCAGGGGGACTCGGGAGTTCCTGAGACTGCGGCGGAACTCGGCCTCTCACATGCGGGGAAGGCGCGGTTGAGCCTACTGCCTGCACAGGGAGGGAAGGATCGCCTCGAGTCTGCCATTCGCTGCCTCTGTCTGGCGAGCGAGCGCTCGCTCCTTGCGCTTCATAACCGAGGCGACGCCCACACAGGTGCACGACGCCCTCGAACAGATCGGGGCCACGCCTGGCAACAACATCAAGCTCGAGGACGAGACGGGCACCATCGAGGGGTCTGA